A stretch of the Ignavibacteriota bacterium genome encodes the following:
- a CDS encoding GGDEF domain-containing protein: MNKNAAGFGILLIVSAVTAWYFSDLTIRIAAGGAAAIGLGGAIWTLVSQRRSSDTDETSEADDTQPASRDAAGGSDAGQRDADASGAQQAQRAPSPRTPRIHRGAEIPEQYYRGEAPPPVSDDPRAEFDYVTQQILTALKDHLIAHSVALFWINTERQQLVIGPFVSDSKGFTTARRLALGTDLVSQAGISGKPVLLADIVPSSEQDLIPYYDAREGVQSFVAVPVYFDDEPIAAVVADSMAPDAFGVETVASIGRFTAIISLLLAGFNQKFNLSADAKLLATLGAMRRSMQSVMDPYGVASAAAAAAADVLDWDYMAVILFNNEKRCWSVVRSQSRAASLPYVSEGVTVSMDGSVLRSALDEQDARIIASPKQPAYRFHEKETIASQGEICAAPILTPRRCLGLLVVEYREGSQYGSRDITVLNQIAEMAGLFLDAQQTRELARKHLLIDETTRVSSRTFLLQRLNEEHARMRKASGEAVFFLIGLDNPEEVTARYGQDGLDEILAQLGQVVRGTVQIYDVLGRFDSSRFGLLMLHTGAEDAYLRGEKIRKAIAGLVLSQDGTSFSVTASLAGCAFSEGRDLDHVLRVCEQAMNLAVGDGGNCVKVV, translated from the coding sequence GTGAACAAAAACGCCGCCGGTTTCGGCATCCTCCTTATCGTCTCGGCCGTCACCGCCTGGTACTTCAGCGACCTGACCATCCGCATAGCCGCCGGCGGTGCAGCCGCCATCGGCCTGGGTGGCGCGATCTGGACCCTCGTCTCGCAGCGTCGATCGAGCGACACCGACGAAACATCCGAGGCCGACGACACGCAGCCCGCATCGCGGGACGCGGCGGGCGGCAGTGATGCGGGACAGCGGGATGCGGACGCCTCCGGCGCGCAGCAGGCGCAGCGCGCGCCTTCACCGCGCACGCCGCGTATTCATCGCGGGGCGGAGATCCCGGAACAGTACTACCGCGGCGAAGCCCCGCCTCCCGTCAGCGACGATCCGCGCGCGGAATTCGACTATGTGACACAGCAGATCCTCACCGCCTTGAAGGATCATCTCATCGCGCACAGTGTCGCGCTGTTCTGGATCAATACCGAGCGGCAGCAGTTGGTGATCGGACCCTTCGTCTCCGACAGCAAGGGGTTCACCACGGCGCGGCGGCTTGCACTCGGCACCGACCTCGTGAGCCAGGCCGGCATATCGGGCAAGCCGGTGCTGCTTGCCGATATCGTGCCCTCGTCGGAGCAGGACCTGATTCCCTACTACGACGCGCGCGAAGGTGTGCAGTCGTTTGTGGCGGTGCCCGTGTATTTCGACGACGAACCGATCGCCGCGGTGGTTGCCGACAGCATGGCGCCCGACGCCTTCGGCGTCGAGACCGTCGCGTCCATCGGCCGCTTCACTGCCATCATCTCCCTCCTGCTCGCGGGCTTCAATCAGAAATTCAATCTCTCGGCCGACGCCAAGCTGCTTGCGACTCTCGGTGCCATGCGGCGCTCGATGCAGTCGGTGATGGATCCCTACGGCGTCGCCTCCGCCGCTGCCGCGGCCGCAGCGGATGTGCTCGATTGGGATTACATGGCGGTGATTCTCTTCAACAACGAGAAGCGCTGTTGGTCCGTCGTGCGCAGCCAGAGCCGCGCGGCGAGTCTGCCCTACGTGTCGGAAGGAGTGACCGTCTCCATGGACGGATCGGTGCTGCGTTCCGCCCTCGACGAACAGGACGCGCGCATCATCGCGTCGCCCAAGCAGCCGGCCTACCGCTTCCACGAAAAGGAGACCATCGCGTCGCAGGGCGAAATCTGCGCAGCGCCCATACTCACGCCGCGGCGCTGCCTCGGCCTGCTCGTGGTGGAATACCGCGAGGGCTCGCAGTACGGGTCGCGCGATATCACGGTGCTGAATCAGATCGCCGAGATGGCCGGGCTGTTCCTCGACGCGCAGCAGACGCGCGAACTCGCCCGGAAACACCTGCTCATCGACGAGACGACACGCGTCTCGAGCCGCACCTTCCTGCTTCAGCGTCTCAACGAGGAACACGCGCGCATGCGCAAGGCGTCCGGCGAAGCAGTGTTTTTCCTCATCGGCCTCGACAACCCGGAGGAAGTGACCGCGCGGTACGGACAGGACGGACTCGACGAAATACTCGCGCAGCTCGGCCAGGTTGTGCGCGGCACCGTGCAGATCTACGACGTGCTGGGGCGATTCGATTCCTCGCGTTTCGGCTTGCTCATGCTGCACACGGGCGCGGAGGACGCGTATCTCCGCGGCGAGAAGATCCGCAAGGCCATCGCCGGACTCGTGCTTTCACAGGACGGCACCTCCTTCTCCGTCACCGCGAGTCTCGCGGGCTGCGCCTTCTCCGAAGGGCGCGATCTCGACCATGTGCTGCGCGTCTGCGAGCAGGCCATGAATCTTGCCGTCGGCGACGGCGGCAATTGCGTAAAAGTTGTGTAA
- a CDS encoding TetR/AcrR family transcriptional regulator, which translates to MTVQDRRERERELRRQAILDAAGRVFFRSGPGATMDEIAAEAEVAKGTLYLYFPSKEDVYLTLLVKALDALHAEFAESARTASDPLSQIHAIGDCFVRFSESSPGQFRLLHESSYPFVHANASPAILGDVHSRSTNIWELITRILQRGIDEGLFRDDLSAFEMAIILWTNTSGLLRLIDARRTSTIWQKRGGAYSLAALDLRALIDVANSMLVRSLLRGGPPIG; encoded by the coding sequence ATGACCGTGCAGGACAGGCGCGAGCGGGAGCGCGAGCTGCGGCGGCAGGCCATTCTCGACGCGGCGGGCCGTGTGTTTTTCCGCAGCGGTCCCGGTGCGACGATGGATGAAATCGCCGCTGAAGCCGAGGTCGCCAAGGGCACGCTGTATCTCTATTTCCCGTCGAAGGAAGACGTGTACCTCACCCTGCTCGTCAAGGCACTCGATGCATTACACGCGGAATTCGCGGAAAGCGCCCGCACTGCTTCGGATCCGCTCTCGCAGATCCACGCAATAGGTGATTGTTTCGTCCGTTTTTCCGAATCCTCACCCGGCCAGTTCCGCCTGCTGCACGAGTCGTCCTATCCCTTTGTGCATGCAAACGCCTCGCCCGCGATTCTCGGCGACGTGCATTCGCGCTCTACCAACATCTGGGAACTCATCACCCGCATACTGCAGCGCGGCATCGACGAGGGATTGTTCCGCGACGATCTGAGCGCGTTCGAGATGGCGATCATACTCTGGACCAACACCAGCGGCCTTCTGCGGCTCATCGACGCGCGGCGTACCTCCACCATCTGGCAAAAGCGCGGCGGCGCGTACTCGCTGGCGGCGCTCGACCTGCGCGCGCTCATCGATGTCGCGAACAGCATGCTTGTGCGTTCGCTGCTGCGCGGCGGCCCGCCGATTGGATAA
- a CDS encoding tetratricopeptide repeat protein, whose translation MVMQMYEVAHKNPAGGDTPRLREIYAPGRGKAIARIAKEPRALYIAPAMSDTRVIQSQDGLAGIEAYTRGDHARAAVLFRQALDTATDPAERLALLIHLSNARDAEGAFTDALDALRLALEIDDGDTAVWNNIGVICLKIGRLAEAREALERAVSLNPSNVAALVSLGSVALKLSDPGNAKAALERALDLAPGHPAAHANMAITLALFGRIEEAEEELRIAALYGFADAEALQSRFDRLKEIRAAIIARRDEEREDETDTDGGTMAGEDAAA comes from the coding sequence ATGGTTATGCAGATGTATGAAGTCGCTCATAAGAATCCCGCCGGTGGTGATACTCCCCGGCTCCGAGAAATATACGCGCCCGGGCGGGGCAAGGCAATCGCGCGCATCGCGAAGGAGCCGCGGGCATTGTATATTGCACCTGCGATGAGCGATACGCGCGTCATACAGTCCCAGGACGGGCTCGCGGGGATCGAGGCCTACACGCGCGGCGATCATGCGCGCGCCGCGGTATTATTCCGGCAGGCGCTCGACACGGCAACCGATCCGGCGGAGCGGCTCGCGCTGCTTATTCACCTGTCGAACGCGCGCGACGCCGAGGGCGCGTTTACCGACGCGCTCGACGCGCTGCGCCTCGCGCTCGAGATCGACGACGGAGACACCGCGGTGTGGAATAATATCGGAGTGATCTGTCTGAAAATAGGGCGCCTTGCCGAGGCGCGGGAGGCGCTGGAGCGCGCCGTGTCCCTGAATCCGTCGAATGTCGCGGCGCTCGTGAGCCTCGGTTCCGTCGCGCTGAAACTCAGCGATCCCGGCAACGCGAAGGCGGCGCTCGAACGCGCGCTGGATCTGGCCCCGGGCCACCCGGCCGCACACGCCAACATGGCCATCACGCTCGCCCTCTTCGGGCGCATCGAGGAGGCCGAGGAGGAACTGCGCATCGCCGCGCTCTACGGCTTCGCCGACGCGGAAGCCCTGCAGTCGCGTTTCGACCGCCTGAAGGAGATCCGCGCCGCCATCATCGCGCGCCGCGACGAGGAACGTGAGGACGAGACCGATACAGACGGAGGCACGATGGCGGGCGAGGACGCCGCCGCATGA
- the dnaE gene encoding DNA polymerase III subunit alpha, with product MSDFIHLHNHTHYSLLDGACTVDGLVGAAEANDMNALALTDHGVMFGAVEFYQKARRKGIKPILGNEMYMVTRGSRLDKGASDTHPEGKRHGYNHILLLAKNETGYRNLLKLTTLGHTEGFYYKPRIDFELLEQHHEGLVALTACAGGVVSSYLCAGDYDAAAGVARRLKDLFGDDLYLEIQDHATERDAIILEGMPRLGRELGIKLIGTNDCHYVRREHAVPHNVFLHIADVREAEDVTNLRYGTDQVYFKSQAEMLELFKDFPEAIESTLEVAEKCSVDLDLGRNHMPRYPIPPEAGTEDLDEYLGLLAENGLQKRYATQSPETRDRLTYELSVIQKMGYSGYFLIVQDFINSAKQRGIRVGPGRGSAAGSLVAYALGITDVDPLRYDLLFERFLNPDRISMPDIDVDFQDDRREEVIDYVRDKYGAGSVSQIVTFNKLSARAVIKDVGRVLGVPLGTVESINKHIQVKMGKVPPLKYVFGLEKDPENKWQPVPELAWVKESTDPKIQRLVEYANVLEGFIRGVGMHAAGVVISPGDTSNYVPLYKTPSTEMMTMYNMNDLEQAGLLKMDFLGLITLSVIDRTVRMVRERRGIEVDIDALPLDDPATYEMIGEGHTVGVFQFESVQMREYLRKLKPRSIDDLAAMNALYRPGPMEYIDEFIDRKYGRKPITYLHESMEPILRSTYGIIVYQEQVMRLVHDIAGFTLAQSDLMRRAMGKKKLDVMAQQREAFVEGAKNRGLAPRTAAEIFDMIVKFADYGFNKSHSVAYSLLAFQTAWLKAHYTAEFMASMMTSELSKTDKVSMLIDESQKLGISVLPPDVNESGVYFTAVEGGIRFGLAGIKNVGVGAVEAIVEARKSGGRFTTLFDFCERIEGRLVNKKTLESLVLAGALDSLAGHRAQQFAAIESAIAYGQQTQMHRESGQSSLFDDAPRSAAPQPSLPTVPEWTTDAKLGHEKSVLGFYVSGHPLEQWRVDAESIANVRLGEFDIALDGTMVRAVGIVEALRTKIDKKGKTMAFMTLEDFTGKAECLVFGGAYEKFGSCLSVGAAVVVLGKVRSSGDAFSLMADEIYGLEQAVVRMAKSLVITLSTKTATSKQIQDGVRVLDEHRMSGDCPCFITVSDGNGGAWNLWAKQHRVLPSAELLQRLRNIFGKNNVRIALDT from the coding sequence ATGAGCGACTTCATACATCTGCATAACCATACACACTACTCGCTGCTCGACGGCGCCTGCACCGTCGACGGCCTGGTCGGCGCCGCCGAGGCGAACGACATGAACGCGCTTGCGCTGACGGACCACGGCGTCATGTTCGGCGCGGTGGAGTTCTACCAGAAGGCGCGACGGAAGGGCATCAAGCCGATTCTCGGCAACGAGATGTACATGGTGACCCGCGGCTCGCGGCTCGACAAGGGCGCGTCCGACACGCATCCCGAGGGCAAGCGCCACGGCTACAACCATATCCTGCTTCTGGCGAAAAACGAGACCGGCTACCGCAACCTTCTCAAACTCACGACGCTCGGACACACCGAGGGATTCTACTACAAGCCGCGCATCGACTTCGAACTCCTCGAGCAGCATCACGAGGGACTCGTGGCCCTCACCGCCTGCGCGGGCGGCGTGGTGTCGTCGTATCTCTGCGCGGGCGACTACGATGCCGCCGCGGGCGTTGCGCGCCGTCTCAAGGACCTGTTCGGCGACGACCTCTACCTGGAAATCCAGGACCACGCCACCGAGCGAGACGCCATCATCCTCGAGGGCATGCCGCGGCTCGGACGCGAACTCGGGATCAAACTCATCGGCACGAACGACTGCCACTACGTGCGCCGCGAACACGCCGTGCCGCACAATGTGTTCCTGCACATCGCCGATGTGCGCGAGGCCGAGGACGTGACGAACCTGCGCTACGGCACCGATCAGGTGTACTTCAAGTCGCAGGCCGAAATGCTGGAGCTGTTCAAGGATTTTCCCGAGGCGATCGAATCGACACTCGAGGTGGCGGAAAAATGTTCGGTGGACCTCGACCTCGGCCGCAATCACATGCCGCGGTACCCGATCCCGCCGGAGGCGGGCACCGAGGACCTCGACGAGTACCTCGGCCTGCTTGCCGAGAACGGGCTGCAGAAGCGCTACGCGACACAGTCGCCCGAGACGCGCGACCGGCTGACGTACGAGCTGTCGGTGATTCAGAAGATGGGGTACTCCGGATATTTCCTCATCGTGCAGGACTTCATCAACAGCGCAAAACAACGCGGCATCCGCGTCGGTCCGGGCCGCGGATCCGCGGCGGGCAGCCTTGTCGCATACGCGCTCGGCATTACCGACGTCGATCCCCTGCGGTACGATCTGCTCTTCGAGCGCTTCCTGAATCCCGACCGCATCTCGATGCCCGACATCGACGTCGACTTCCAGGACGACCGCCGCGAGGAAGTGATCGATTATGTGCGTGACAAGTACGGCGCGGGGTCGGTCTCGCAGATCGTCACCTTCAACAAGCTCAGCGCGCGCGCGGTGATCAAGGACGTGGGCCGCGTGCTCGGCGTGCCGCTCGGCACCGTCGAGTCGATCAACAAACACATACAGGTGAAGATGGGCAAGGTGCCGCCGCTCAAGTATGTTTTCGGACTCGAGAAGGATCCCGAGAACAAGTGGCAGCCGGTTCCCGAACTCGCCTGGGTGAAGGAGAGCACCGACCCGAAAATCCAGCGTCTGGTCGAGTACGCGAACGTGCTCGAAGGATTTATCCGCGGCGTGGGCATGCACGCGGCCGGTGTGGTGATCTCGCCGGGCGATACAAGCAATTACGTGCCGCTGTACAAGACGCCCAGCACCGAGATGATGACCATGTACAACATGAACGACCTCGAGCAGGCCGGTCTGTTGAAGATGGATTTCCTCGGTTTGATCACACTCTCCGTCATCGACCGCACGGTGCGCATGGTCCGCGAGCGGCGCGGTATCGAGGTCGACATCGACGCGTTGCCGCTCGACGATCCGGCCACATACGAGATGATCGGCGAAGGGCACACGGTGGGTGTGTTCCAGTTCGAATCCGTGCAGATGCGCGAGTATCTGCGCAAGCTCAAGCCGCGCTCGATCGACGATCTGGCCGCGATGAACGCGCTGTACCGGCCCGGACCGATGGAATACATCGACGAGTTTATCGACCGCAAATACGGGCGCAAACCCATCACCTACCTGCACGAATCGATGGAGCCGATACTGCGGTCCACCTACGGCATCATCGTGTATCAGGAACAGGTGATGCGGCTCGTGCACGATATCGCGGGATTCACGCTCGCGCAGTCCGATCTCATGCGCCGCGCCATGGGCAAGAAGAAACTCGACGTGATGGCGCAGCAGCGCGAGGCCTTTGTCGAAGGCGCGAAGAATCGCGGCCTGGCGCCGCGCACCGCGGCCGAGATCTTCGACATGATCGTGAAGTTCGCCGATTACGGCTTCAACAAATCGCATTCGGTGGCGTACTCGCTGCTCGCGTTCCAGACGGCCTGGCTCAAGGCGCACTACACCGCCGAATTCATGGCCTCGATGATGACCTCGGAATTGAGCAAGACCGACAAGGTCTCGATGCTCATCGACGAGAGTCAGAAACTCGGCATCTCCGTTCTCCCGCCCGACGTAAACGAGAGCGGCGTGTACTTCACCGCGGTCGAGGGCGGCATTCGTTTCGGTCTCGCCGGCATCAAGAACGTCGGCGTCGGCGCGGTCGAGGCCATCGTCGAGGCGCGCAAGTCGGGAGGGCGCTTCACCACGCTTTTCGATTTCTGCGAGCGCATCGAGGGGCGACTCGTGAACAAAAAAACACTCGAGAGTCTTGTTCTCGCCGGCGCACTCGATTCGCTCGCGGGACACCGGGCCCAGCAGTTCGCCGCAATCGAATCCGCCATCGCGTACGGACAGCAGACGCAGATGCACCGCGAGTCGGGCCAGTCGAGTCTTTTCGACGACGCGCCCCGGTCGGCGGCGCCGCAGCCGTCGCTGCCGACAGTGCCGGAATGGACCACCGACGCCAAACTCGGGCACGAAAAAAGTGTGCTCGGCTTCTATGTCTCGGGCCATCCGCTCGAGCAGTGGCGCGTCGACGCCGAGAGCATTGCGAATGTGCGCCTCGGCGAGTTCGACATCGCGCTCGACGGCACCATGGTGCGCGCCGTGGGCATTGTCGAGGCGCTGCGCACAAAGATCGACAAGAAGGGCAAGACCATGGCCTTCATGACACTCGAGGATTTTACCGGCAAGGCCGAGTGTCTCGTCTTTGGCGGCGCCTACGAAAAATTCGGCTCCTGTCTCTCGGTGGGCGCGGCGGTGGTGGTGCTCGGAAAAGTGCGGTCGAGCGGCGACGCCTTCTCGCTCATGGCCGATGAGATATACGGACTCGAGCAGGCCGTCGTGCGTATGGCAAAAAGTCTGGTGATCACGCTCTCGACCAAGACGGCTACGTCGAAACAGATACAGGACGGTGTGCGTGTGCTCGACGAACACCGCATGTCGGGCGATTGTC